Proteins encoded in a region of the Pseudomonas sp. PDNC002 genome:
- a CDS encoding ATP-binding protein, producing MNAAVNPHLTRWRSLALLALLLAPLLWPLHYFAERYYSEQTAEQNQQTLDLYVANLLGTLRRYEDLPPILGELPTLRAALQEPDSLVAQNAANLELARIRGRTGADVIYLMQPDGLTRAASNWDQPDSFVGRNFAFRPYYKEALQGRPARFFGLGTTSKRRGYFFASEVRGNDKLLGVLVVKVDLEHMEQLWGNTPDQLLVMDSNGVVILSSNNAWRFHAGRELSPAKQREIAENIPYPVLHPLPLKIDRRRWISQSRELQETGWTVSIYTPRTQVDGPVRSVVLIGAATLVALLLLLSLLTISRRHFLERIALEAQAKHELELRVQERTRELEDANTRLLEEVSNREQAQRELMHAQDEVVQAGKLTALGTMSASISHELNQPLAAIRSYADNARVLLDHERYDDARGNLQQIGELTGRMASIIGHLKAYARGARRAPENVALQPAINDALALVAQRRQAMNVELLRDLPDAAIWVQAGETRLRQILSNLISNALDALTEKGLPRRIWLTAEQTPERIVLSLRDNGPGFSEQALAHAREPFFTTKTSAKGLGLGLAICDTLLRTLGGHLELGNHPEGGALVQLHLLPGVPGVTLTPQEETRA from the coding sequence ATGAACGCCGCCGTGAACCCACACCTGACCCGCTGGCGCTCGCTGGCCCTGCTGGCGCTGCTGCTGGCACCGCTGCTCTGGCCGCTGCACTACTTCGCAGAGCGTTACTACAGCGAGCAGACGGCCGAACAGAACCAGCAGACCCTCGACCTCTACGTCGCCAACCTGCTCGGCACCCTGCGCCGCTACGAAGACCTGCCGCCCATCCTGGGCGAACTGCCGACCCTGCGCGCCGCGCTGCAAGAGCCCGACAGCCTGGTCGCGCAGAATGCCGCCAACCTCGAACTGGCGCGCATCCGCGGGCGCACCGGAGCCGACGTCATCTACCTGATGCAGCCCGATGGGTTGACCCGCGCCGCCTCCAACTGGGACCAGCCGGACAGCTTCGTCGGCCGCAACTTCGCCTTCCGCCCCTATTACAAGGAAGCCCTGCAGGGCAGGCCGGCGCGCTTCTTCGGCCTGGGCACGACCTCCAAGCGGCGCGGCTACTTCTTCGCCAGCGAAGTGCGCGGCAACGACAAGCTGCTCGGCGTGCTGGTGGTCAAGGTCGACCTGGAGCACATGGAGCAGCTATGGGGCAACACGCCGGATCAGCTGCTGGTGATGGACTCCAACGGCGTGGTGATCCTGTCCTCCAATAATGCCTGGCGCTTCCACGCGGGACGCGAGCTGTCGCCGGCGAAGCAGCGCGAAATCGCCGAGAACATCCCCTATCCGGTCCTGCATCCGCTGCCGCTGAAGATCGACCGGCGCCGCTGGATCAGCCAGAGCCGGGAGCTCCAGGAGACCGGCTGGACAGTCAGCATCTACACCCCGCGCACCCAGGTCGACGGGCCGGTGCGCAGCGTCGTGCTGATCGGCGCGGCGACCCTGGTGGCACTCCTGTTGCTGCTCTCGCTGCTGACCATCAGCCGCCGCCACTTCCTCGAACGGATCGCCCTGGAAGCCCAGGCCAAGCATGAACTGGAGCTGCGCGTGCAGGAGCGCACCCGCGAGCTGGAAGATGCCAACACCCGCCTGCTGGAAGAAGTCAGCAACCGCGAGCAGGCGCAGCGCGAGCTGATGCATGCGCAGGACGAAGTGGTACAGGCCGGCAAGCTCACTGCGCTGGGCACCATGTCCGCCAGCATCAGCCATGAACTCAACCAGCCACTGGCGGCCATCCGCAGCTACGCCGACAACGCCCGCGTGCTGCTCGACCACGAGCGCTACGACGACGCTCGCGGCAACCTGCAGCAGATCGGCGAGCTGACCGGACGCATGGCGTCGATCATCGGCCATCTGAAGGCCTACGCCCGCGGTGCCCGCCGCGCACCGGAAAACGTCGCGCTGCAACCGGCGATCAACGACGCCCTGGCCCTGGTCGCGCAACGCCGCCAGGCCATGAACGTGGAGCTGCTGCGCGACCTGCCCGACGCGGCGATCTGGGTCCAGGCGGGCGAGACGCGGCTGCGGCAGATCCTCTCCAACCTGATCTCCAACGCCCTCGATGCGCTCACCGAAAAGGGCCTGCCACGGCGCATCTGGCTGACCGCCGAGCAGACACCCGAGCGCATCGTTCTGTCCCTGCGCGACAACGGCCCCGGCTTCTCCGAGCAAGCCCTGGCACACGCCCGCGAACCCTTCTTCACCACCAAGACCAGCGCCAAGGGCCTCGGCCTCGGCCTGGCCATCTGCGACACCTTGCTGCGCACGCTCGGCGGCCATCTGGAACTGGGGAATCACCCCGAGGGCGGCGCTCTCGTACAATTGCACCTGTTGCCGGGCGTTCCCGGCGTGACCCTGACGCCGCAGGAGGAAACCCGCGCATGA
- the dctD gene encoding two-component system response regulator DctD, with translation MSSAEPFDSTTQVLLIDDDPHLRQALCQTLDLAGFKVVALGDARQIDPQRARDWPGVIVSDIRMPGIDGLQLLEQLHAQDSELPVILVTGHGDVPLAVKAMRSGAYDFLEKPFPSDALLDSVRRALDLRRLVLENRSLRLALTEQKELRGRLVGQSAPMQRLQQQVASLAAIQADVLILGETGSGKEVVARALHDLSSRRNGPFVAINAGALAESVVESELFGHEQGAFTGAQKRRIGKFEFANGGTLFLDEIESMSLDVQVKLLRLLQERTVERLGSNQLIPLDIRIIAATKEDLRLASDEGRFRADLYYRLNVASLRIPPLRERGDDILLLFQHFAERGAERHGVSPRPLDSGQRAQLLAHGWPGNVRELQNAAERYALGLDLGLDESRGQALAGATGGGLNDQVESFERSLIAAEMSRPHNSLRSLAEALGIPRKTLHDKLRKHGLLFAGSGGNSADDSEG, from the coding sequence ATGAGTTCGGCCGAGCCTTTCGATTCCACCACCCAGGTGCTGCTGATCGATGACGACCCGCACCTGCGCCAGGCGCTCTGCCAGACCCTCGACCTCGCCGGCTTCAAGGTCGTGGCGCTGGGCGATGCGCGGCAGATCGATCCGCAGCGAGCGCGGGACTGGCCAGGAGTGATCGTCAGCGATATCCGCATGCCGGGGATCGATGGCCTGCAATTGCTGGAGCAGCTGCATGCCCAGGACTCGGAGCTGCCGGTCATCCTGGTGACCGGTCACGGCGACGTGCCGCTGGCGGTCAAGGCGATGCGCTCGGGCGCTTACGACTTCCTGGAAAAACCCTTCCCCAGTGATGCCCTGCTGGACAGCGTGCGTCGCGCGCTGGACCTGCGCCGGCTGGTGCTGGAGAACCGCAGCCTGCGCCTGGCGCTGACCGAGCAGAAGGAACTGCGCGGCCGCCTCGTAGGCCAGTCCGCCCCGATGCAACGCCTGCAACAGCAAGTCGCCTCGTTGGCGGCGATCCAGGCTGATGTGCTGATCCTGGGCGAAACCGGTTCCGGCAAGGAAGTGGTGGCCCGCGCGCTGCACGACCTGTCCAGCCGCCGCAACGGTCCCTTCGTCGCCATCAACGCCGGTGCGCTGGCCGAGTCGGTGGTGGAGAGCGAGCTGTTCGGCCATGAACAAGGCGCCTTCACCGGCGCGCAGAAACGGCGCATCGGCAAGTTCGAATTCGCCAATGGCGGCACGCTATTTCTCGACGAGATCGAGAGCATGAGCCTGGACGTGCAGGTGAAGTTGCTGCGCCTGCTGCAGGAACGCACCGTCGAGCGCCTGGGCTCCAACCAGCTCATTCCCCTGGACATCCGCATCATCGCCGCGACCAAGGAAGACCTGCGCCTCGCCTCCGACGAGGGTCGTTTCCGCGCCGACCTCTATTACCGCCTGAACGTCGCCAGCCTGCGCATTCCGCCGCTGCGCGAACGGGGGGATGACATCCTTTTGCTGTTCCAGCATTTTGCCGAGCGCGGCGCCGAGCGCCATGGTGTGAGCCCGCGCCCGCTGGACTCCGGGCAGCGGGCACAACTGCTCGCCCACGGCTGGCCGGGCAATGTCCGCGAACTGCAGAACGCCGCCGAGCGCTACGCCCTCGGGCTCGACCTGGGCCTGGACGAGAGCCGGGGACAGGCGCTCGCCGGTGCAACGGGCGGCGGGCTGAACGACCAGGTGGAATCCTTCGAGCGCTCACTGATCGCCGCCGAGATGAGCCGTCCGCACAACTCCCTGCGCAGCCTTGCCGAGGCGCTGGGCATACCGCGCAAGACATTGCACGACAAGCTGCGCAAACACGGCCTGCTGTTCGCCGGCAGTGGCGGAAATTCCGCCGACGATAGCGAGGGCTGA
- the arcD gene encoding arginine-ornithine antiporter, with translation MSQESSQKLRLGALTALVVGSMIGGGIFSLPQNMAASADVGAILIGWAITAVGMLTLAFVFQTLANRKPQLDGGVYAYAKAGFGDYMGFSSAWGYWISAWLGNVGYFLLLFSTLGYFFPIFGKGDTVAAIICASILLWALHFLVLRGIKEAAFINTITTVAKIVPLFLFILICLFAFKLDIFTADIWGKSNPDLGSVMNQVRNMMLVTVWVFIGIEGASIFSSRAEKRSDVGKATVIGFITVLLLLVLVNVLSMGVMTQPELAKLQNPSMALVLEHVVGHWGAVLISVGLLISLLGALLSWVLLCAEIMFAAAKDHTMPEFLRKENANQVPANALWLTNICVQVFLVIVFFTSGSSDGGMDPYTKMLLLATSMILIPYFWSAAYGLLLAVKGETYETDSADRTKDLIIAGISVIYAIWLIYAGGLKYLLLSALLYAPGVILFAKAKREVGQPIFTNIEKLIFAGVVIGALIAAYGLYDGFLTL, from the coding sequence ATGTCGCAAGAAAGCAGCCAAAAACTACGACTCGGCGCGCTGACAGCGCTGGTCGTAGGCTCCATGATCGGCGGGGGCATTTTCTCCCTGCCACAAAACATGGCGGCCAGCGCAGACGTCGGCGCCATTCTCATCGGTTGGGCCATCACCGCGGTCGGCATGCTGACCCTGGCTTTCGTCTTCCAGACGCTGGCCAACCGTAAACCGCAGCTCGACGGCGGTGTGTACGCCTACGCCAAGGCCGGTTTCGGTGACTACATGGGCTTCTCCTCGGCCTGGGGTTACTGGATCAGCGCCTGGCTCGGCAACGTCGGTTACTTCCTCCTGCTGTTCAGCACCCTGGGCTACTTCTTCCCGATCTTCGGCAAGGGCGACACCGTCGCGGCGATCATCTGCGCGTCGATTCTGCTGTGGGCCCTGCACTTCCTCGTGCTGCGCGGGATCAAGGAAGCGGCGTTCATCAACACCATCACCACGGTGGCGAAGATCGTCCCGCTGTTCCTGTTCATCCTGATCTGCCTGTTCGCCTTCAAGCTGGACATCTTCACCGCTGACATCTGGGGCAAGAGCAATCCTGACCTGGGCAGCGTGATGAACCAGGTGCGCAACATGATGCTGGTCACCGTGTGGGTGTTCATCGGCATCGAAGGCGCGAGCATCTTCTCCTCCCGTGCGGAAAAACGTTCGGACGTCGGTAAGGCCACCGTGATCGGCTTCATCACCGTCCTGCTGCTGCTGGTACTGGTGAACGTGCTGTCCATGGGCGTGATGACCCAGCCGGAACTGGCCAAGCTGCAGAACCCGTCGATGGCGCTGGTGCTGGAGCATGTGGTCGGCCACTGGGGCGCGGTCCTGATCAGCGTCGGCCTGCTCATCTCCCTGCTGGGTGCGCTGCTCTCCTGGGTCCTGCTGTGCGCCGAGATCATGTTCGCCGCCGCCAAGGACCACACCATGCCGGAGTTCCTCCGCAAGGAGAACGCCAACCAGGTGCCGGCCAACGCCCTCTGGCTGACCAACATCTGCGTGCAGGTCTTCCTGGTCATCGTGTTCTTCACCTCGGGCAGCTCCGACGGTGGCATGGACCCGTACACCAAGATGCTGCTGCTTGCGACCTCGATGATCCTGATCCCGTACTTCTGGTCCGCGGCCTACGGCCTGCTGCTGGCAGTCAAGGGCGAAACCTACGAGACCGACTCGGCTGACCGCACCAAGGACCTGATCATTGCCGGTATCTCGGTCATCTACGCCATCTGGCTGATCTACGCCGGTGGTCTGAAGTACCTGCTGCTGTCGGCGCTGCTGTACGCGCCGGGGGTAATCCTCTTCGCTAAAGCGAAACGTGAAGTGGGCCAACCCATCTTCACCAATATCGAGAAGCTGATCTTCGCTGGCGTTGTAATCGGCGCCCTGATAGCGGCGTACGGCCTCTACGACGGCTTCCTCACT